A window of Pedococcus badiiscoriae genomic DNA:
CGATGGACCGGGCGATCATCTTGCCGACGCCCGTCGAGCCGGTGAACGCCAGCTTGTCGATGTCGGGGTGGTCGACGATGGCCTGACCGGTCGCGCCCGCACCCGTGATGATGTTGACGACACCCGGGGGCAGGTCGGCCTGCTGGACCACCTCGGCGAACAGCAGCGCCGTCAGCGGGGTGGTCTCGGCCGGCTTGAGCACGACCGTGTTGCCGGTGGCCAGCGCGGGAGCGATCTTCCACGCCAGCATGAGGATCGGGAAGTTCCACGGGATGACCTGGCCCACGACACCATGCGGGCGGGGGTTGGTGCCCAGCCCGGCGTAGTCCAGCTTGTCGGCCCACCCTGCGTGGTAGAAGAAGTGCGCCGCGGCCAGCGGCACGTCGACGTCGCGGCTCTCCTTGATCGGCTTGCCGTTGTCGAGGCTCTCCAGCACCGCGAACTCGCGCGCGCGTTCCTGCAGGATGCGGGCGATGCGGAAGAGGTACTTGCCACGGTCGGCACCGGACATCCGGCCCCACGCACCGTTGTAGGCGCGCCGCGCCGCGGCCACCGCACGGTCGACGTCGGCGTCGCTGGCCGACGTGATCTCCGCGAGGACCTCCTCGCTGGACGGGTTGATCGACTTGAAGGCCGATCCGCCCTGGGAGTCGGTGAACTCGCCGTTGATGAACAACCCGTAGGAGGGCTTGATGTCGACGACCGCGCGCGACTCCGGCGCCGGTGCGTACTCGAACGTGGCCATGGCTTCAGGTTCCTCGGGATCCGTCGGGGGCAGGGAGCTGCTGGGGAGCAGCGAGCTGCTGGGGAGCAGGCAGCTGCTGGGGAGCAGGGAGCTGCTGGGGGGCTCGCATGTCAGTACAGGCTGGGCGAGTCGTCGGTGACGTAGTCCGCGCCGGAGTAGGCGCCGATCGCCATCCGCTGGCGTTGCAGGATGAGGTCGTTGAGCAGGCTCGAAGCGCCGAACCGGAACCAGTGCGGGTCCAGCCAGTCCCCGCCGGCGACCTCGCTCACCGTGACCAGGAACTTGAGCGCGTCCTTGCTGGTGCGGATGCCACCGGCAGGCTTGACGCCGACCATCTCGCCGGTGAGGTCACGCCAGTCGCGCACCGCCTCGAGCATGACCAGGGTGACGGGCAGGGTGGCGGCGGGGGAGACCTTGCCGGTGGAGGTCTTGATGAAGTCGCCCCCGGCCAGCATGGACAGCCAGGAGGCTCGTCTGACGTTGTCGTAGGTGACCAGCTCGCCGGTCTCCATGATCACCTTGAGCCTGGCCCGTGAGCCGTCCTTGCGGACGCACGCCTCCGCGACCTCGGCGATCTGGCGGAACACCGTGAGGTAGTCCCCGGACAGGAACGCGCCACGGTCGATCACCATGTCGATCTCGTCGGCTCCGGCGGCCACGGCGTCGCGGGTGTCGGCCAGCTTGACCGGCAGGAGGGCGCGGCCGCTGGGGAACGCCGTCGCGACCGCGGCGACGTTGACGCCGCTCTGGCCGAGGGCCTCCTTGGCGGTGGCGACCATGTCCCCGTACACGCAGACGGCCGCGGGCCGGGGGGTGTCGGGGTAGCCCGGGTCGGGGTTGAGCGCCTTGGCGCACAGGCCGCGGACCTTGCCCGCGGTGTCAGCACCCTCGAGGGTCGTCAGGTCGATCATCGAGATCGCCAGGTCGATGCCCCAGGCCTTCGAGGTCGTCTTGATGGACCGGGTGCCCAGGGCCGCGGCCCGCGCCTCGCAGCCCACCTGGTCGACCCCGGGCAGGCCGTGCAGCCAGCTCGTGACGGCCGCGTTGGTGAGGCGGGAGACGCCGAGGAGGTCGCGCGCCCGGGTCGTCGCGTCGACGGAGGGGGGCGCAGCTGTGGGGGTGCTCACCGAGCAATCCTAGCCGTGTCTCAGATGGCGGTCAGCAGGCCCATCGCCGCCTTGAGCTCTGCCAGCCGGGTGCTGGCCGTGGCGCGGGACTCCCGCAGTGCGTCGGCGCCGGCCACCGGTTCGACCACCTCGAGGTAGACCTTGAGCTTGGGCTCGGTGCCCGAGGGTCGCACGATGATCCGCGAGTCGTCCTCGAGGTAGTAGCGCAGCCCGTCGGTCGGCGGGAGGGCCTCACTGCCGACGGCGAGGTCGTCCACCCGCGAGACCGCGATCCCCGCCACCTCCTGCGGCGGGTCGTCGCGGAGCCGGGCCATCACGGTGCCGATCAGCGACAGGTCTGCGACCCGCACCGCCAGCGCGTCGGTGGCGTGGACCCCGTGCTCCACCGCCAGGTCGTCGAGCAGGTCGGTCAGCGAGCGCCCCTGCGACTTGAGGGTCGCCGTCATCTCGGCCACCACGAGCGCGGCACTGACGCCGTCCTTGTCCCGCACGTGGCGCGGGTCGACGCAGTAGCCGAGCGCCTCCTCGTAGCCGTAGCGCAGTCCCTCGACGCGCGAGATCCACTTGAACCCGGTCAGCGTCTCCTCGTGCCGCACCCCGGCGGTCCTGGCCATCGCCGCGAGCAGTCGGGACGACACGATCGAGTTGGCGAAGACCGCATCGCCGTCCACCCCGCCGGCCAGGATGTGCGCCCCCAGCAGGACCCCGACCTCGTCGCCGCGCAGCATCCGCCAGCCGCCGGGACCGGGTACCGCGACGGCGCACCGGTCGGCATCGGGGTCGTTGGCGATGACGACGTCCGGTCCGGTCTGCTCGGCGAGCTCGAGCGCGGCGTCCATCGCGCCGGGCTCCTCCGGGTTCGGGAAGTGCACCGTCGGGAACATCGGGTCGGGCTCGGCCTGGCTGGCGACGGGGATCGGCGCGGCATACCCGGCCCGCACGAACGCCTTGGCCACCGTCTCGGACCCCACCCCGTGCAGCGCGGTGTGGACGACCGTGACGTCGCGCGGGGTGTCCGCGGCCACGACCGTGACGACGTCCTCGAGGTAGGCGGCGAGCACGTCGTCCCCGAGGGTCTCCCAGCCGTCCGTCGCCAGTGGGACGTCCGCGACCGCAGTGACGCGCGCGATCTGGGCGGCGATCCCGCTGTCGGACGGCGGCACGATCTGCGAGCCGTCGCCGAGGTAGACCTTGTAGCCGTTGTCCTCGGGCGGGTTGTGGCTGGCGGTCACCATCACGCCGGCGTCCGCGCCGAGGAACCGGATCGCGTAGGCCAGCACCGGGGTCGGCAGCGGCTTGGGGAGGATCGCTGCGCGACCCCCGGCCCCCACCACGACGGCCGCGGTGTCGCGCGCGAACACGTCGGAGTTCTTGCGCGCGTCGTAGCCCACCACGACGAACGGTTCCGGCGTGAGCGTCTTGACGTATGCCGTGAGGCCGGCTGCCGCCCGGATGACGACCGAGCGGTTCATCCGGTTGGGACCGGCGCCGAGGGCCCCGCGCAGCCCGGCCGTGCCGAACTCGAGCATCCCCGCGAACCGGTCCGCGAGGTCTTCGACCGCCCGCTTCTTGCCCTTCTTCGCCCTCGCGAGGACTTCGCCCAGCTCGACGCGGGTCTCGTGGTCGGGGTCGTCGTCGACCCAGGCCTGGGCGGCGTCGATCAGCTCCTGGACCTGGGCCTCGTCGGAGGACGGCGAGTCAGCTCCGCGGCCGTGCCGCGCGGCGTACGTCATGGTGGACGTCCTCTCGGGATGGGCTCTCAGATGGTGGCGACGACGGCTGCGAGCAGCGTGCCGCACCGCTCGGCGGCGGCCTGACCGGCCTCGAGCACCTCGGCGTGCGACAGCGGCTGGTCGCTGATCCCGGCGGCCAGGTTGGTCACCAGGGAGATGCCCAGGACCTCCATGCCCGCCTGGCGCGCCGCGATGGCCTCGAGGGTGGTCGACATGCCCACGAGATCGCCGCCGATGACCTTGGCCATCTGCACCTCGGCCGGGGTCTCGTAGTGCGGCCCGGTGAACTGGACGTAGACGCCCTCGTCGAGGTCGGCGTCGACCTGACGGGCCAGGTCGCGCAGCCGCGGGGAGTAGAGGTCGGTCAGGTCCACGAAGTTCGGGCCCTCGATCGGCGAGTGCGCCGTGAGGTTGATGTGGTCGCGGATGAGCACGGGCGTGCCGGGGCCCCACGCCCGGTTGAGCCCGCCGCACCCGTTGGTCAGCACGATCGTCGAGCAGCCTGCCGCGGCGGCGGTCCGGACGGCGTGGACGACGGCGCGGACGCCCTTGCCCTCGTAGAAGTGGGTGCGGGTGCCGAAGACCAGGGCGCGCCGACCCGTGTCACCGATGGCCACCGAGCGCATCGTGCCGGAGTGGCCGGCGACGGCGGCCTTGGCGAAGCCGGGGACCTCGGCGTTGTCGATGGACGCGAGCGTCTCGCCGATGCGGTCGCCGGTCTGGCCCCAGCCGGAACCGAGGACGAGCGCCACGTCGTGTCGGTCGGTGCCGCTGCGTTCGGCGATCACTGCGGCCGCCGCGCGGGCCACCTCGAACGGGTCGGTAGCCGGGTCGGCCAGGTCGGGGATGCCCTCGGACGGGCTGTTCTGCTCGCTCACTCCCGAAGACTATCCATCCCCGGGATCGGGTGGCGCGACGGTGGCGGCGCGCCCCGGACGGCCCGGAGCCGCCTCGGGCTCACGCGCCCGCGGTCACCGCCAGGGCGGGCTCGCCGGTCGGTTGCACCCTGACCCGGCTGCCCGGTGCGTACGACGAGACCGAGCCGCTGGGCACCTGGACGATGGCCTGTCCACCCTGGCCGAGCTCGACGATGACGCGACCGTGCGCTCCGAGGAAGCTGCCGCTCGTCACGGTGTCGGGGCCGCTCGGATCAGCATGCACCACAAGGTGTTCCGGTCGGACGAGCACGACGACGGGACCGGACGTGGCCGACCCGCTGAGCAGTGGGACCGAGCCCCCGAGCACGGTCGCGGCCTGCGCCTGCGCCTCGCCGGGAAGTCGGTTGGTCACTCCCACGAAGTCGGCCACGAAGTCGTTCGCCGGTCGCGAGTAGAGCTCCTCGGGAGCGGCGATCTGTTCGAGGCGGCCGTTGCGCATGACCCCGACGCGGTCCGCCACGGCGAGGGCCTCCTCCTGGTCGTGGGTGACGAACAGGGTGGTCGTGCCGACCTCGAGCTGGATCCGACGGATCTCGTCCCGCAGCTGCACCCGGACCTTCGCGTCCAGGGCGGACAGCGGCTCGTCGAGCAGGAGCACCTGCGGCTCGATGGCGAGAGCGCGGGCCAGGGCGACGCGCTGCTGCTGACCGCCCGACATCTGGTGGGCGTACCGGTCGGCCTGGCTGCTCAGGCCGACCAGCTCGAGCATCTCGGCGGCGCGCGCACGTCGGCGCTCGCTGGCCTGCCCGCGAAGCTGCAGCCCGAACTCGACGTTCTGCCGGGCGGTCAGGTGCGGGAACAGGCTGTAGGCCTGGAAGACCATTCCCATGTCTCGGCGGTTGGTGGCGACGGCCGTGATGTCCTTGCCTCCCACCTCGATCCGCCCGGCGTCGGGGTCCTCGAGCCCGGCAAGGCATCGCAGTGCGGTCGTCTTGCCGCATCCTGACGGGCCGAGCAGGGCAACCAGCTCGCCCGGGGCCAGCCGCAGCGTCAGGTCGTCCAGCGCGACGACCTCGCCGTACGTCCGGCGCAGACGGGTGAGCTCGACCGCGACACCGCGCCCGCTGTCCGGGGTGCGAGGTGCGGCGGGGGCGGTGGCACTCATGAGGGCTCCTTGCGGGGACGGCGTAGCCGGGCGAGTGGGGCGACCGCACCCCGTTGGCCGCCGGCGAAGGACAGGGCGAACAGCACGACGAAGGAGAAGACGAGGAACGCCAGTCCGACCGCGACCGAGATCTGGGCGTCGGACTTGCCCAGGAGGTACATGGCGACCTGCAGGTTGGTGCGGCTGAACAGGCTGGCGATCGTGAACTCGCCGAGGGTGAGGGCCACCGCCAGGAACGACGCGGACAGAACTGCCGTGCGCACGTTGGGCAGGATGACCCGCACCATGACCGTGAGCCACCCCGCGCCGAGCGACCGGGCCGCCTCGCTCAGCGTCCGGACGTCGATCGCCCGCAGCCCGGCGTCCAGCGAGCGGTACGCGTACGGGAGCACGAGGACCACGTAGGCGAAGGCCAGCCAGATGGTCGACTCCCCGAGGAAGTAGGTGACCCACGCGTAGACCGGCGTCAGGCCGACCACCAGGACGATGGCGGGGACCGTGAGCGGCAGCAGGCACAGGAACTCCACCAGGCGGCTGGCTCCCGGCACCCGCAGCCGCACCCAGGTCATCGTCGGGACCAGGAGGAGGAGCATGATCGCGGGAGTCAGGACCGCCAGACCGGCGGACGCGAGGAACCCGGTCTGCAGGTCGGGGTAGCGGGAGGAGATCGCGCCCACGTCGAGCAGGGTCGACCAGGTCTGGGTCGACCGGTGGCCGCCGGCGTCACGGGTGGTGAAGTCCAGGCTGCCGGCCAGCGGGGCCAGGAAGAACAGCACGACGACGGTGACGACGACCCACCGGAAGAGGTCCTGTCGTCGTCGGAAGGCCGCTCGCTGTCCGCGCGCCGCGCTCACCGGACCAACCACCGGGAGGCGCGCCGGTCGAGCAGGACGTACGCGGTCATCACGATGGCGACGACCACCACCATCTCCAGGGCCATGGCCTTGCCGACGTTCTCCTGGCCCAGGACCACCTCGGAGCTCAGCGTGTTGCCGATCGCCAGCGGCAGCAGCGGGGATCCCTGCGAGACGAGGGCGGCAGCCGTGGCATACGCGCTGAAGGCGTTGGTGAACAACAGCAGCAGTCCACCGATGAACGACGGCAGCAGGATCGGGCCGGCCACCTTGCGCCAGTAGACGAAGGTGCTTCCGCCGAGGGTCTCGGCGGCCTCGCGCCACTGGGGCTTCAGGCCCTCGACCGCCGGCAGGAAGACGATGAGCATCAGCGGTATCTGGAAGTACAGGTAGACGAGCATGAGGCCCTGGTTCCACTCGTACAGCCACAGGCCGCCGTTGGAGTTGAGACCCGCACTGGTCAGGAGCTTCGTCAGGTACCCCTCGGCGCTGAACGTCGCGAGGAAGGCGAACGCGAGCGCGACCCCGCCGAACTGGGCCAGGACTCCGCTGAGCGAGGTGATGAACCGCTTGAGTATGCCGTCGGGGCGCCCCGTCGACACGGCATACGCGAGCACGGCCCCGATCACGGCACCGGCCACCGCGGTGACGGCCGAGAGGATCACCGAGTGCCACAGCGCGGAGGTGACGGCAGGGTTTCCGAGCGCGCGGACGTTGGCCAGGGTGAGCCCACCGTCGTGGCCGACGAAGGCGCCGAACACCACCACGAGGGTGGGGATGACGAGGAAGACCGTGACGTAGGCGAAGAAGGGCACCACGCCGAGCAGGGCGCCCGATGGCCGACGGCCACCGAACGCCCTGCGCAGGCGAGCGTCAGCCAACGGCGTTGGCCCAGTTGGCGGCGAGGTAGGCCTTCGCCTTCGTCGTGTCGTCCTGGCTGGGGATCGTCGGCGTGCCGGAGACTGCCGGCAGCTTGGCGGCGGCCGCCTGGTCGAGCGTGCCGGCCTTCTTCATGTCGTCGAACCGGACCGGACGAGCGCCACCGTTGAGCCACAGGTTCTGGCCCGCGTCGGAGTAGAGGAACTCCTCCCACAGCCGGGCCGCGGCGGGGTGCGGGGCGTCCTTGTTGATGGCCTGGAAGTAGTAGCCGCCCAGCACCGCGTTCTGCGGGACGAACACCTTCCAGCTCTTGACCTTGGCGGTCTGAGCAGCGTTGAGGTAGTCCCAGTCGAAGACGACCGGGGTCTGGCCCGAGGCGATGGTGGCAGGCGTCGGGTCGACGGGCAGGAAGTTGCCGGCGGCCTTGAGCTTCTTGAAGAACTCGACGCCCTTGGTGATGTCAGCGGCTGTGCCGCCATTGGCCATGGACACCATCTGCACCCCGGCGAAGGCCGCACCCGCCTTGGTCGGGTCCCCGTTGAGAGCCACCTTGCCCTTGTAGGCGGGCTTGAGCAGGTCGGTCACCGAGGTGGGCGCCGGGACCTTGGAGGAGTCGTAGCCGATGGACATGTAGCCGCCGTAGTCGTTGACCCACGCCCCACCGGCCTCCTTGAGGTTCGCCGGCACGGAGTCGAACTTCGCGACCTTGTAGGGCGCGAACATGTCCGTGTGGGCAAGAGCGACGGAGGCTCCCACGTCGAAGACGTCGGGTGCGCTGGACTGACCCTTGAGCCGAGTGGCCGCGGTGATCTCGTCCGCGCTGCTCGCGTCGGGCTGCGCGCTGTTGACCTTGATGCCGTACTTGTCGCCGAAGGCCTTGATGATCGCGCCGTAGTTGGCCCAGTCCGGCGGGAGGGCGATGACGTTGAGCGTCCCCTCCTTCTTGGCGGCGGCGACCAGGGCGTCCATGCCGCCCAGGTCTGCGGCCGAGGTGGCGGTGCCGGCCTTGGCGGCGGCGCTCGAGCCCCCCGAGCTGGTCTTCGCGGGGGGAGCGCACGCCGAGACAGCGAGGAATGAGGCTGCGGCGACCACGGCGACGAGGGCCGTGTGGCGGGGGCGAGCTGGCATGTGTTCCATCCTGACTATGGTGCCCTTTCGGCGGGCGGCGGTAGGTACCGTTGCGGAACTTAATGTCTGCTATTGGACCTTAAGCCCCACAGCCCGTGGCGGGAAGGCAAAAACCACGTGACGATCAGGCGTCGCCAGCAGGATGGTTGGATGGTCGCGTGAACGCGCCCCAGTCCTCAGTGGTCATCCTCGGCGGTGGCCCCGGTGGCTACGAGGCCGCCCTCGTCGCGGCCCACCTGGGTGCCGCCGTGACGGTGGTCGACCGGGACGGGGTCGGCGGCGCCGCGGTGCTGACCGACTGCGTGCCGTCCAAGACCCTCATCTCGACGGCCGACTTCATGAGCCAGTTCGAGACGGCGTCCGACCTCGGCGTGCACCTCGAGGACAACGAGGGTGACGAGGTCTCCGACTCCGTCGCCGAGCTGGCCGCCGTCAACCGCCGCATCCTGGCGCTGGCTGCCGCGCAGTCGCGCGACATCGGGGCACGTCTCGCCGGGGACGGCGTCACGGTGCTGCCCGGCGCCGGACGGCTGGTCGGCACCGGCGAGGTCCTGGCGACGCTCGCCGACGGGTCGACCCGGACCCTGACCGCCGACGTGGTGCTCATCGCGACCGGCGCGACCCCACGGGTCGTCCCGACGGCCCAGCCCGACGGCGAGCGCATCCTCACCTGGCAGCAGATCTACACTCTGGCCGAGCTGCCCGAGCACCTCGTGGTGGTCGGGTCGGGTGTCACCGGCGCCGAGCTGGCGCAGGCCTACCTCGGCCTCGGCTCGCGCGTCACCCTCGTGTCCTCCCGGGACCGGGTGCTCCCGGGTGAGGACGCCGATGCGGCCAGCGTCATCGAGGACGTGTTCCGCAAGCGCGGGATGGACGTGCTCGGGCGCTCGCGGATGGCCTCGGTGTCCCGCACGGACTCCGGCGTCGTGGTCCGGCTCGAGGACGGCCGCGAGGTCGAGGGCAGCCACGCGCTGCTCGCGGTCGGCTCGGTCCCGCAGACCACCGGCATCGGCCTCGAGGACGTGGGCGTGCGCGTGAGCGCGTCCGGACACGTGGTGGTCGACAAGGTCTCCCGCACCTCCGTCCGAGGCGTGTATGCCGCGGGCGACTGCACCGGGGTGCTGCCCCTGGCGTCGGTGGCCGCGATGCAGGGGCGCATCGCCATGGCGCACGCGCTGGGTGACGCGGTGGCCCCGCTCAACCTGCGTGCCGTCTCGGCCAACATCTTCACCGACCCCGAGATCGCCACGGTCGGCTTCTCCCAGAAGGACCTCGACGAGGGCACCGTGGATGCGACGTCCGTGATGCTCCCCCTGTCGACCAACCCGCGCGCGAAGATGCAGGGCATCACCGACGGCTTCGTCAAGCTGTTCGCGCGCAAGGGTGGCGGCACGGTCGTGGGCGGCGTGGTCGTCGCCCCCCGCGCATCAGAGCTCATCTACCCGGTGACCCTGGCGGTGCAGCACGGCCTGACCGTCGACCAGCTGGCCGGCACCTTCACGGTGTACCCGTCGCTGTCCGGGTCGGTGGCGGAGGCCGCCCGGCAGCTCCACCAGCGCGACTGACCGCGCCCCGGTGACTGTGGCAGGTCCGGTCATTCCCGCTCATTCATGAGTAGTGTCCGAGCTGGGCGTGCTCAGGCGCGCCGACCCTGATGTTCTGAGGAAAGGGCATGACCATGGCAGGCGGTTGGCTGGACAAGATCAAGGACCTCGCCAAGGGCAATCCGCAGCAGGCGGAGACTGTCATCGAGAAGGTCGAGGACCTCGTCGACAAGCAGACCGGCGGCAAGTACGCCGACCAGGTCGAGCAGGGTGCGGGCGCCCTGCGCGAGCAGCTGGGCCTGCCCGCGGAGCAGCCGGCACCCGCTCCGACCCCCGCTCCCGAGCCGGCGCCGACCCCGGCGCCTGAGCCCCCACCTGCGCCAGCGCCCGCTCCGAGCCCCGGCGGCCCTGCGCCATCTGAGCCGGCCCCGGACCGTCCCAGCTGGGACGAGCCCGCGCCGACCACTCCGGCACCGAACCCGTCGCCCGCCACCGGAGACCCCCAGCCGGGTTCCAGCGACGGCCCTCTGATCCCGGGTGAGCCGCAGCAGCCGGGCCAGCCGGGCGGCCCGCTCGACCCCGGTCAGCTCCCTGGTTATGGTGCCGGTGCCAGTGGCAGCACGGTGCCCGAGCCGGGGCCCGATACGGGGGAGACCACCGAAGGCACCAAGGAGCTGCCACCGTTCGGTCGCTGACCGCGCGCGGTCTGCCCGCGGCATACGACAGCGGCGCCGTCTCCCCGCTGGGAGGCGGCGCCGCTCGTGTCGGTGCTGTCGGTCCGTCAGTCCTTGATCTCGGCGATCACGGCGCCGTTGGTGACGGTCTGGCCGACCTCGGCGGCCAGACCGGTGATGGTGCCGGCCTTGTGGGCGTTGATCGGCTGCTCCATCTTCATGGCCTCGAGGACGACGACGAGCTCGCCGGCGGCGACCTGCTGGCCCTCCTGCACGGCGATCTTGACGATGGTGCCCTGCATGGGGGCGGTGAGGGAGTCACCGGAGGCGGCGGCGCCGGTCCTGGAGCCCCCGGATCGGCGCGGCGCCTTCTTCTTCGCCGCGCTGGGGCCGCCACCCAGCGAGAGACCGCCGGGTAGGACCACTTCGAGGCGCTTGCCGCCGACCTCGACGACGACACTCTGGCGCTCGCCGGATTCTTCGGGGACCTCGGCTACCGGGCCGGAGTAGGGCTCGATCTGGTTGTCGAACTCGGTCTCGATCCACCGGGTGTGCACCGAGAAGGGCTTGTCCCCCTCGGGGGCGAACGCGGGGTCGGACACGATGACGCGGTGGAACGGCAGGACGGTGGGCATGCCGTCGACGGTGAACTCGGCCAGCGCCCGACGCGAGCGCTCCAGCGCCTGGTGCCGGTCACGGCCGGTGACGATGAGCTTGGCCAGCATCGAGTCGAACGCGCCGCCGATGACGTCGCCGGCGACGACACCCGAGTCGAGGCGCACGCCGGGCCCGGACGGGGGCTCGAACACGGTGACGACACCGGGGGCGGGCAGGAACCCGCGGCCG
This region includes:
- the deoC gene encoding deoxyribose-phosphate aldolase, whose amino-acid sequence is MSTPTAAPPSVDATTRARDLLGVSRLTNAAVTSWLHGLPGVDQVGCEARAAALGTRSIKTTSKAWGIDLAISMIDLTTLEGADTAGKVRGLCAKALNPDPGYPDTPRPAAVCVYGDMVATAKEALGQSGVNVAAVATAFPSGRALLPVKLADTRDAVAAGADEIDMVIDRGAFLSGDYLTVFRQIAEVAEACVRKDGSRARLKVIMETGELVTYDNVRRASWLSMLAGGDFIKTSTGKVSPAATLPVTLVMLEAVRDWRDLTGEMVGVKPAGGIRTSKDALKFLVTVSEVAGGDWLDPHWFRFGASSLLNDLILQRQRMAIGAYSGADYVTDDSPSLY
- a CDS encoding ABC transporter permease subunit, giving the protein MSAARGQRAAFRRRQDLFRWVVVTVVVLFFLAPLAGSLDFTTRDAGGHRSTQTWSTLLDVGAISSRYPDLQTGFLASAGLAVLTPAIMLLLLVPTMTWVRLRVPGASRLVEFLCLLPLTVPAIVLVVGLTPVYAWVTYFLGESTIWLAFAYVVLVLPYAYRSLDAGLRAIDVRTLSEAARSLGAGWLTVMVRVILPNVRTAVLSASFLAVALTLGEFTIASLFSRTNLQVAMYLLGKSDAQISVAVGLAFLVFSFVVLFALSFAGGQRGAVAPLARLRRPRKEPS
- a CDS encoding NAD(P)H-quinone dehydrogenase, whose translation is MNAPQSSVVILGGGPGGYEAALVAAHLGAAVTVVDRDGVGGAAVLTDCVPSKTLISTADFMSQFETASDLGVHLEDNEGDEVSDSVAELAAVNRRILALAAAQSRDIGARLAGDGVTVLPGAGRLVGTGEVLATLADGSTRTLTADVVLIATGATPRVVPTAQPDGERILTWQQIYTLAELPEHLVVVGSGVTGAELAQAYLGLGSRVTLVSSRDRVLPGEDADAASVIEDVFRKRGMDVLGRSRMASVSRTDSGVVVRLEDGREVEGSHALLAVGSVPQTTGIGLEDVGVRVSASGHVVVDKVSRTSVRGVYAAGDCTGVLPLASVAAMQGRIAMAHALGDAVAPLNLRAVSANIFTDPEIATVGFSQKDLDEGTVDATSVMLPLSTNPRAKMQGITDGFVKLFARKGGGTVVGGVVVAPRASELIYPVTLAVQHGLTVDQLAGTFTVYPSLSGSVAEAARQLHQRD
- a CDS encoding purine-nucleoside phosphorylase, which gives rise to MSEQNSPSEGIPDLADPATDPFEVARAAAAVIAERSGTDRHDVALVLGSGWGQTGDRIGETLASIDNAEVPGFAKAAVAGHSGTMRSVAIGDTGRRALVFGTRTHFYEGKGVRAVVHAVRTAAAAGCSTIVLTNGCGGLNRAWGPGTPVLIRDHINLTAHSPIEGPNFVDLTDLYSPRLRDLARQVDADLDEGVYVQFTGPHYETPAEVQMAKVIGGDLVGMSTTLEAIAARQAGMEVLGISLVTNLAAGISDQPLSHAEVLEAGQAAAERCGTLLAAVVATI
- a CDS encoding antitoxin, whose amino-acid sequence is MTMAGGWLDKIKDLAKGNPQQAETVIEKVEDLVDKQTGGKYADQVEQGAGALREQLGLPAEQPAPAPTPAPEPAPTPAPEPPPAPAPAPSPGGPAPSEPAPDRPSWDEPAPTTPAPNPSPATGDPQPGSSDGPLIPGEPQQPGQPGGPLDPGQLPGYGAGASGSTVPEPGPDTGETTEGTKELPPFGR
- a CDS encoding ABC transporter ATP-binding protein; its protein translation is MSATAPAAPRTPDSGRGVAVELTRLRRTYGEVVALDDLTLRLAPGELVALLGPSGCGKTTALRCLAGLEDPDAGRIEVGGKDITAVATNRRDMGMVFQAYSLFPHLTARQNVEFGLQLRGQASERRRARAAEMLELVGLSSQADRYAHQMSGGQQQRVALARALAIEPQVLLLDEPLSALDAKVRVQLRDEIRRIQLEVGTTTLFVTHDQEEALAVADRVGVMRNGRLEQIAAPEELYSRPANDFVADFVGVTNRLPGEAQAQAATVLGGSVPLLSGSATSGPVVVLVRPEHLVVHADPSGPDTVTSGSFLGAHGRVIVELGQGGQAIVQVPSGSVSSYAPGSRVRVQPTGEPALAVTAGA
- a CDS encoding ABC transporter substrate-binding protein, yielding MPARPRHTALVAVVAAASFLAVSACAPPAKTSSGGSSAAAKAGTATSAADLGGMDALVAAAKKEGTLNVIALPPDWANYGAIIKAFGDKYGIKVNSAQPDASSADEITAATRLKGQSSAPDVFDVGASVALAHTDMFAPYKVAKFDSVPANLKEAGGAWVNDYGGYMSIGYDSSKVPAPTSVTDLLKPAYKGKVALNGDPTKAGAAFAGVQMVSMANGGTAADITKGVEFFKKLKAAGNFLPVDPTPATIASGQTPVVFDWDYLNAAQTAKVKSWKVFVPQNAVLGGYYFQAINKDAPHPAAARLWEEFLYSDAGQNLWLNGGARPVRFDDMKKAGTLDQAAAAKLPAVSGTPTIPSQDDTTKAKAYLAANWANAVG
- a CDS encoding ABC transporter permease, whose protein sequence is MADARLRRAFGGRRPSGALLGVVPFFAYVTVFLVIPTLVVVFGAFVGHDGGLTLANVRALGNPAVTSALWHSVILSAVTAVAGAVIGAVLAYAVSTGRPDGILKRFITSLSGVLAQFGGVALAFAFLATFSAEGYLTKLLTSAGLNSNGGLWLYEWNQGLMLVYLYFQIPLMLIVFLPAVEGLKPQWREAAETLGGSTFVYWRKVAGPILLPSFIGGLLLLFTNAFSAYATAAALVSQGSPLLPLAIGNTLSSEVVLGQENVGKAMALEMVVVVAIVMTAYVLLDRRASRWLVR
- a CDS encoding aldehyde dehydrogenase family protein — its product is MATFEYAPAPESRAVVDIKPSYGLFINGEFTDSQGGSAFKSINPSSEEVLAEITSASDADVDRAVAAARRAYNGAWGRMSGADRGKYLFRIARILQERAREFAVLESLDNGKPIKESRDVDVPLAAAHFFYHAGWADKLDYAGLGTNPRPHGVVGQVIPWNFPILMLAWKIAPALATGNTVVLKPAETTPLTALLFAEVVQQADLPPGVVNIITGAGATGQAIVDHPDIDKLAFTGSTGVGKMIARSIAGTRKKATLELGGKAANIVFDDAPLDQAVEGIVNGIFFNQGHVCCAGSRLLVQESIADEVEKRLKRRLQTLRVGDPLDKNTDVGAINSKAQLDRIVELTAAGEAEGAERWDNGCELPSKGFWFRPTVFTGVSQGHRIAQEEIFGPVLSVLTFRTPHEAVAKANNTPYGLSAGIWTEKGSRILWMADQLRAGVVWANTFNKFDPTSPFGGYKESGYGREGGRHGLAAYVTTGDSK
- a CDS encoding phospho-sugar mutase, translated to MTYAARHGRGADSPSSDEAQVQELIDAAQAWVDDDPDHETRVELGEVLARAKKGKKRAVEDLADRFAGMLEFGTAGLRGALGAGPNRMNRSVVIRAAAGLTAYVKTLTPEPFVVVGYDARKNSDVFARDTAAVVVGAGGRAAILPKPLPTPVLAYAIRFLGADAGVMVTASHNPPEDNGYKVYLGDGSQIVPPSDSGIAAQIARVTAVADVPLATDGWETLGDDVLAAYLEDVVTVVAADTPRDVTVVHTALHGVGSETVAKAFVRAGYAAPIPVASQAEPDPMFPTVHFPNPEEPGAMDAALELAEQTGPDVVIANDPDADRCAVAVPGPGGWRMLRGDEVGVLLGAHILAGGVDGDAVFANSIVSSRLLAAMARTAGVRHEETLTGFKWISRVEGLRYGYEEALGYCVDPRHVRDKDGVSAALVVAEMTATLKSQGRSLTDLLDDLAVEHGVHATDALAVRVADLSLIGTVMARLRDDPPQEVAGIAVSRVDDLAVGSEALPPTDGLRYYLEDDSRIIVRPSGTEPKLKVYLEVVEPVAGADALRESRATASTRLAELKAAMGLLTAI